The Aspergillus luchuensis IFO 4308 DNA, chromosome 6, nearly complete sequence genome segment ggagaagaaagttCGTGGGTGAGGGTGTCTGCCACTAAAAGCGCAGTCGGTGCAAATACGATTCTACAGCCTTCATCATACGCGTGTACCCCTTCCTCGGGCTGCACGTCTCGAAGTCAATTATATACGAGCTAGATCACGTTTCTCACCAGCAGATCGGGCCCATCAAAGTGGTCATATACACGCAAGGGGTAGAAACTTAGATAGAAATACAAATTCCCAACCCCTTACTTATCTTATCCCTTCGACTACTCCGTCCTTCTGAACAAGTCCCGCACTGACTGCGCTAATTCACTGATCACCAGCCCCGACCGTGGAAGAGTATGGCCTTTGCCCATATCAAAGAACTCAGCTGCATCAGGATCGCAGGTTTCAAAGAGTGCTTCCGAGCCATATCGGTAAGGGTCTGAATGATAAATAAAGTTAGCTGAATCCTGAAATGGAAAAATCAAAGTAAATAAGAGAAAGGATTGTCGCTACCGTTCGCCCCTAGGACATGAAGCGTGGGAATGTCGATCATTTCATCCCCGCCGTCATCTGCAAGGATGAACCCCTTCGTGTCTCGCCTCATGGCCGGCCAGCCTCCAACGAACATGGCACACTTGATTTGGCGCTCGCGGCCGTCTTCGCGATGTCGACGTTGTTCATCGAGAATATACGTCGCAGCTGCCGCAGCTCCTTCGCTGTAGGCGATCATCCCGCCGATTTCTGggttcttctccaagacaCCCTCAATGTAATCCATGAGATCTGTATAGTTTCGACAGTGTACATCCCCTAAGACCTCCCTCATGGCATCATCATTGCTCTCGCTAGTTGGAAGGTCCCGGACGCGCCGAATCGTGGACTTTCCGGGCTTTTGGCCGTCATCAATCCACCGGTAATGCGGTCCCACACCGAAATACGCCTCGAATcctgggggaggagaaaccAGGAGAGGACCATTGAGATAGTGAaaggttgttgttgaattGTCGGTGTTTAACTCCTTCAATAGTGGTGCTGTAAGATGCTTGTCGTTAATAACATAACAAGTCGCAAGGACAAGGTGTAGATGAAGGACTGCAAGTACCCAACTGAATGGTGATAGTCTGTGCCTATTAGCATTATAATCCATTTGCTTAGTATGATATTGACAGATAATGAACACTCACCTCGGTGTTGCCGATGGCGCCGTGAAGGCAGAGGAAATGCATGTCAGGAGTGCTTGGAATAATTGGTTATACTATTCATAGATGGGATGTAAGAAGACAagccaaaagaaaaggatcAATTGTTGAGAGCTGGCATACTTATCTGCTCGCCAGAGAATGTGGGGAAGGTGTGCTGACTCCTAAACTGGGGAGCCTTTAGGGTAGTGTCTCCGAGTTACTCGACATGATGCATTAGGCCCATGCATCATATCGTGACAGAGTCGGTTGATGTATCCCAATAAGCATACATTGCATACACAAGCATGAAACAGGGTATCTAGCCAATTGGATTCATTAGTTGACCAAATAACAAAGAAGAATGCTGAAAGAAAGGCTACACAGAAGACATTCGCTGCATGCCGTCGGTTTTCTTCCACGTTCCGATGCCTCAGTGGCGTcacactactaccactgtCTCCCACACCATCGTCGATGGCTCTTGAGTAGGTTTACGGGCCTACGTATTTCTCTCAGCCCCTAGACATCCCATGCAGTGCGCTGGGTGATCTACTCTGATTAATGAGCCTGTCGCCAGGTGTTTGCCGTCAGCCAGGCACCGCGTCCATCTATTCACTATTACTACATCCCTTGC includes the following:
- a CDS encoding uncharacterized protein (COG:S;~EggNog:ENOG410PII3;~InterPro:IPR005645,IPR029058;~PFAM:PF03959;~antiSMASH:Cluster_6.4), producing the protein MHFLCLHGAIGNTETITIQLAPLLKELNTDNSTTTFHYLNGPLLVSPPPGFEAYFGVGPHYRWIDDGQKPGKSTIRRVRDLPTSESNDDAMREVLGDVHCRNYTDLMDYIEGVLEKNPEIGGMIAYSEGAAAAATYILDEQRRHREDGRERQIKCAMFVGGWPAMRRDTKGFILADDGGDEMIDIPTLHVLGANDPYRYGSEALFETCDPDAAEFFDMGKGHTLPRSGLVISELAQSVRDLFRRTE